One Caldilineales bacterium genomic region harbors:
- a CDS encoding transaldolase family protein, whose product MTSQSPLQRTVATTPTDYWNDSCSMAELTYAIGHGAVGATTNPAIVLSVLNKEMHLWRGRIAEIIAENPTWSEAEVTWKLIEEMAVRGARLLLPIWEQHEGRKGRLSIQTNPMFYRNWEAIVAQARHFQALAPNMQVKIPVTKAGVRAIEEATYHGVSVNATVCFTAPQAVAVAEAMERGLDRRAAEGEDINHMAPVCTIMIGRTDDWMKVLANRQGFAYDRSSLDWAGIAVFKNAYRLWGERGYRTRLLAAAYRHLGHWSELIGGDIVLTIPYEWQLKINASDIPVISRIENPVAAPIVAALYDSIPDFRRAYDPDGMSVAEFDGYGATVRTLRAFIAAAHDLMAVVREFMLPNPD is encoded by the coding sequence ATGACCAGCCAAAGTCCCCTCCAACGCACCGTTGCCACCACCCCCACCGACTACTGGAACGACTCCTGCTCGATGGCCGAACTGACCTATGCCATCGGGCACGGGGCGGTGGGCGCCACCACCAACCCCGCCATCGTCCTCAGTGTCCTCAACAAGGAGATGCACCTCTGGCGCGGGCGCATCGCCGAGATCATTGCCGAGAACCCGACCTGGTCGGAAGCGGAGGTGACGTGGAAGCTGATCGAGGAGATGGCCGTGCGCGGGGCCAGGTTGCTCCTGCCGATTTGGGAGCAGCACGAGGGCCGCAAGGGGCGCCTATCTATCCAGACCAACCCCATGTTCTACCGCAACTGGGAGGCCATCGTCGCCCAGGCCCGCCACTTTCAGGCTCTGGCGCCCAACATGCAAGTCAAGATCCCGGTGACGAAGGCCGGGGTGCGCGCCATCGAGGAGGCCACCTATCATGGCGTCAGCGTCAACGCCACCGTCTGTTTTACAGCGCCGCAGGCCGTGGCCGTGGCCGAAGCGATGGAGCGTGGGCTAGACCGCCGGGCGGCCGAGGGGGAGGACATCAACCACATGGCGCCGGTGTGTACGATCATGATCGGGCGCACGGATGACTGGATGAAGGTGCTGGCGAATCGCCAGGGTTTCGCCTACGATCGCTCGTCTTTGGATTGGGCCGGCATCGCCGTGTTCAAGAACGCCTATCGGCTCTGGGGGGAGCGGGGCTATCGGACGCGCTTGCTGGCCGCGGCCTATCGACATCTGGGCCATTGGTCCGAGCTGATCGGCGGCGACATCGTCCTCACCATCCCCTACGAGTGGCAGCTGAAGATCAACGCCTCCGACATCCCCGTGATATCGCGCATCGAAAACCCCGTCGCCGCCCCCATCGTCGCCGCGCTCTACGACAGCATCCCCGACTTCCGCCGCGCCTACGACCCCGACGGCATGAGCGTGGCTGAATTCGACGGCTATGGCGCCACAGTGCGCACCCTGCGCGCCTTCATCGCCGCCGCCCACGACCTGATGGCCGTCGTGCGCGAGTTCATGTTGCCCAATCCCG
- the tilS gene encoding tRNA lysidine(34) synthetase TilS, producing the protein MSTLSDLRRFLQRQALLPAGARIVVGVSGGPDSLALLHALRALGPEFGWHLHAAYLHHGLRPEADDEARFVAEAAAAWGLGCTIARADVGAVAAQPGVSVEEAARQLRYAFLGETAVRLRAGFVAVGHHADDQAETVLMHLLRGSGLAGLRGMLPSAPLSSLRLTALPPDRRPGAGETRLVRPWLETPRAEILAYCRANGLEPRFDASNDDLSLFRNRLRHQALPLLRQLNPNLTAVFGRTAAALQGDFEVLDQQRRQLWRQLAQVQAGSVAFDLAAFRRLPRGDQRALLRRAIAALQPDWRDINWAHTEGLLDVLAADAGAASGGPFPLVGGLAAWLSYTRLEIAAEPDTAVFPQVGEPVPLPLPGQAALGGGWQMTARRVEWPSESAPPESAPPESAPPWLVAPDPNYLWLPAGLSGPLLVRSRRPGDRLQILAAGGSKAIPDLMTELKLPRAARPGWPLLVNAEGQVLWLAGVRASEGSRASAEAGVAWEVRLMALRSARLNPF; encoded by the coding sequence GTGAGCACTTTGTCCGACCTGCGTCGTTTCCTCCAGCGCCAGGCGCTGTTGCCGGCCGGCGCGCGCATCGTTGTCGGCGTCAGCGGCGGGCCGGACTCACTGGCCCTGCTTCATGCCCTGCGTGCGCTGGGGCCGGAGTTCGGGTGGCATTTGCACGCGGCCTATCTGCATCACGGGCTGCGGCCCGAGGCCGACGACGAGGCTCGCTTTGTGGCCGAGGCGGCGGCCGCCTGGGGCCTGGGTTGCACCATCGCCCGCGCCGATGTGGGGGCCGTGGCCGCACAGCCGGGCGTTTCGGTGGAGGAGGCGGCCCGGCAGCTGCGCTACGCCTTTTTGGGCGAGACGGCCGTGCGGCTGCGGGCTGGCTTCGTCGCCGTCGGGCACCATGCCGACGACCAGGCCGAGACGGTGCTCATGCACTTGTTGCGCGGCAGTGGGCTGGCAGGTCTGCGCGGGATGCTCCCCTCGGCGCCGCTATCCTCGTTGCGGCTGACCGCCCTGCCGCCCGACCGACGGCCCGGCGCCGGGGAGACACGGCTGGTGCGGCCCTGGCTGGAAACGCCGCGGGCGGAGATCCTGGCCTATTGCCGGGCGAACGGTCTGGAGCCGCGGTTCGACGCCAGCAACGATGACCTGAGCTTGTTCCGCAACCGGCTCCGGCATCAGGCGCTGCCGCTTCTGCGCCAGCTCAACCCCAACCTGACGGCTGTTTTCGGTCGCACCGCGGCGGCGCTGCAAGGGGATTTCGAGGTGCTCGACCAGCAACGGCGGCAGCTGTGGCGGCAGCTGGCGCAGGTTCAAGCCGGCAGCGTCGCCTTCGACCTGGCGGCGTTCCGCCGCCTGCCGCGCGGCGATCAGCGCGCCCTCCTGCGCCGCGCCATCGCCGCCCTGCAACCCGACTGGCGCGACATCAACTGGGCGCACACTGAGGGGCTGCTGGATGTGTTGGCGGCGGATGCGGGCGCAGCCAGCGGCGGCCCCTTTCCGCTGGTGGGCGGGCTTGCCGCCTGGCTGAGTTACACCCGGCTGGAGATTGCCGCCGAGCCGGACACGGCGGTTTTTCCGCAGGTGGGAGAGCCGGTTCCCTTGCCCCTGCCCGGTCAGGCGGCGCTAGGCGGCGGCTGGCAGATGACGGCGCGGCGGGTGGAGTGGCCGTCGGAGAGTGCGCCGCCAGAGAGTGCGCCGCCAGAGAGTGCGCCGCCCTGGCTCGTCGCCCCCGATCCCAATTATCTCTGGTTGCCGGCCGGGCTGTCTGGCCCCCTGCTGGTGCGGTCTCGCCGGCCAGGCGACCGCCTTCAGATCCTGGCTGCCGGCGGGAGCAAAGCGATCCCCGACCTGATGACCGAGCTCAAGTTGCCGCGGGCGGCCCGGCCGGGGTGGCCGCTGCTGGTGAATGCCGAGGGCCAGGTGCTATGGCTGGCCGGCGTGCGGGCAAGCGAGGGCAGCCGGGCCTCGGCCGAGGCCGGCGTCGCCTGGGAAGTGCGGCTGATGGCCCTGCGATCCGCCCGCCTGAACCCCTTCTAG